In Plasmodium falciparum 3D7 genome assembly, chromosome: 5, the following proteins share a genomic window:
- a CDS encoding ubiquitin carboxyl-terminal hydrolase 2, putative, with product MDTLSNTNTPNKNVLLDKIQILNLFKIFDNLPFEPKSDNEIWYIVNKEFIDNLRYYECGKSDTYSNIINNKIFLEDCSNVNIKSRIVKEYENSNGVDFLLYPEKAIEILEKHFIFDIKIPRAVYAYKTNRKEKIIYKVDIQPLKIIVYSKNPNEHSNPSKMKIVILRNDTLESVLKEIVGNIDRSTFKKNLFYADELDNKREKTWKCLYICNSIEYDLTKKVCDYSIDETCCLLITSERPDIKCIMNKSNYNASYGKKEGHNRRMEIESSLKNNNNEDEEGNENYYFDDDNNNMSEMEKRRISYIFDKGGDRGLINLGNTCFLNSSLQCLSKILKFSNYFLNGSFWNHINYSNPVGQHGRLAKAYYETLTEMWKINKRDCPYAPKVLKEAISEKRDEFYGYQQHDSQELLAFLLDGLHEDLNLIRKKPYYEEKLQGGVDKLDVDVAEASWNRHKEINNSIIVDLFQGQYRSRLQCPKCKKVSITFDPFMYLSIPLPPKKNHRVWFHVILSRDIPIAIRFSCTFNGSQEVLKLKIFFLNIIKNMKNKKRNILLHSKSIIKNNKYPHEGANAFNFHSKFLDDNKNDLYEENEYNNNNNISDDVTNYIKALKNKSKITNTLKEQDIQIIYESICSMCNISSIEELEINNLCFLYTKLKNLACNNFFQVLNNSDFVTEPHTRNGKGISHIFVYILPKIFGHLIDKNIDLKVDECLEVLTNSTVTTNNTSLKDEEDINIRTETNDKKTVKNKHSTNKIVKKRKGLLSNPLRKGTLGTDHQKYYQEDNVEENIENVNEINIKEEDNKIINNNNDHIKKNSNEYISYNDLLNDQAFINHNYHYLNDKYFSVLIVPLCKDEQLLYKMKNNDLPLLYNIPFNYTLEELYNKVKYSYNKNNHIKTSTMKIYNYSKMEQNDMSNSLYHKNKNVESPKKDNTLNGTGPNMDIYQNDDNDNNNMNVNGCKNVEPCYNLDDKINSNSKNMNSNDINMNNNDINMNSHNINMNNNDINMNSHNINMNSHDINMNSNDINMNSHNINMNSNDINMNSHNINNNNNNNNNNNVNDVNVNSYNDFLDKFSLYLPCYNLKEEWNPKDNLGLELKRDGTYLSDYIKNSEEKRLIIIYLNTVGMEEELSLDIKTLTFVDLEEKYGIDTCLKLFSEEEHLDENNTWYCSNCKLHVQAYKKLDLFRMPIILILHLKRFNNTNRWLRTKIDSYVYYPHKDKEYLNMAPYILQDGLKHMTKLNPKYAPLYELIGVNCHTGSLCGGHYFAYVKLNDQWYNFNDSCVSTIDEAEVNTKNAYLLFYQLISHKNEKFSGYAQTRNLAEQQAILMANASYYN from the exons atggatacGTTATCTAATACAAATACCCCTAACAAAAATGTATTACTAGATAAGATACAGATTTTAaacttatttaaaatttttgatAATTTACCATTTGAACCAAAAAGTGATAATGAAATATG GTATATAGTAAATAAAGAGTTCATAGATAATTTAAGATACTATGAGTGTGGAAAAAGTGACACTTattcaaatattataaacaataaaatatttttagaaGATTGTagtaatgtaaatataaaaagtaggATAGTTaaagaatatgaaaatagTAATGGTGTGGATTTTCTTTTATACCCAGAAAAGGCTATAGAAATATTAgaaaaacattttatttttgatataaAAATTCCAAGAGCTGTATATGCttataaaacaaatagaaaagaaaaaataatatataaggtTGATATACAAccattaaaaattattgtatattcaaaaaatccTAATGAACATTCCAATCCttcaaaaatgaaaattgtGATTTTAAGAAATGATACCCTTGAAAGTGTTTTAAAGGag ATTGTTGGGAATATTGATAGGAGCACATTCAAGAAGAATTTATTTTACGCAGATGAATTAGACAACAAAAGAGAAAAGACGTGGAAGTGCttatacatatgtaataGTATAGAATATGATTTAACAAAAAAGGTATGTGATTATTCTATCGACGAAACGTGTTGTTTATTAATAACAAGTGAAAGACCTGATATCAAATGTATAATGAATAAAAGTAATTATAATGCAAGTTATGGTAAAAAGGAAGGACATAATAGAAGGATGGAAATTGAGAGtagtttaaaaaataataataatgaagatgaagaaggaaatgagaattattattttgacgatgacaataataatatgagtgAAATGGAAAAAAGACGAATtagttatatatttgataaagGAGGTGATCGAGGTCTTATAAATTTAGGAAATACatgttttttaaattcatcATTACAATGTTTATCTaagattttaaaattttcaaattattttttaaatggtTCTTTTTggaatcatataaattattcaaaTCCGGTTGGTCAACATGGGAGATTAGCAAAAGCATATTATGAGACTTTAACAGAAATGtggaaaattaataaaagagATTGTCCTTATGCACCTAAGGTTTTAAAAGAGGCGATAAGTGAAAAGAGGGATGAATTTTATGGATATCAACAACATGATTCACAAGAATTATTAGCATTTCTATTAGATGGATTACATGAAGATTTAAATTTGATTAGAAAAAAACCTTATTATGAAGAGAAGTTACAAGGGGGTGTAGATAAATTAGATGTTGATGTAGCTGAAGCTTCTTGGAATAGAcataaagaaattaataattcCATAATTGTCGATTTATTTCAAGGTCAATATAGATCAAGATTACAGTGTCCTAAATGTAAAAAAGTTAGTATAACATTTGATccttttatgtatttatccATTCCATTACctccaaaaaaaaatcatcGAGTATGGTTTCATGTGATACTAAGTAGAGATATTCCTATAGCTATCAGATTTTCATGTACATTTAATGGTTCGCAAGaagtattaaaattaaaaattttctttttgaatataataaagaatatgaaaaacaaaaaaagaaatatattattacatagtAAATCCAtaatcaaaaataataaatatcctCATGAGGGTGCCAATGCATTCAATTTCCATTCGAAATTTTTAGATGATAATAAGAATGatttatatgaagaaaatgaatataacaataataataatataagtgaTGATGTTACTAATTATATTAAAGCTTTGAAAAATAAATCCAAAATTACCAACACTCTGAAAGAACaagatatacaaataatatatgaaagcATTTGTTCTATGTGTAATATATCTTCTATTGAAGAATTAGAAATTAATAATCTTTGTTTTCTTTATAcgaaattaaaaaatctagcatgtaataatttttttcaagtGTTAAATAATTCCGATTTTGTTACAGAACCACATACAAGAAATGGTAAGGGCATTAGCCATATCTTTGTTTATATACTTCCTAAAATATTTGGACATTtaattgataaaaatattgatttAAAAGTAGACGAGTGTTTAGAAGTATTAACGAATTCAACTGTTACTACAAATAATACGAGTCTTaaagatgaagaagatattaatataagaaCAGAAACGAATGATAAGAAAactgtaaaaaataaacattctactaataaaattgtaaaaaaaagaaaaggattATTATCCAACCCTTTAAGAAAAGGAACACTTGGAACAGATcatcaaaaatattatcaagAAGATAATgttgaagaaaatatagaaaatgttaatgaaataaatattaaagaagaagataataaaattataaataataataatgatcatattaaaaaaaattcaaacgaatatatatcttataatgatttattaaatgatcAAGCTTTTATaaatcataattatcattatcttaATGACAAATATTTTTCTGTTCTTATTGTGCCATTGTGTAAAGATGAACAACTTttatacaaaatgaaaaataatgatttacctttattatataatattccttTTAATTACACCTtagaagaattatataataaggtgaaatattcatataacaaaaataatcatataaaaacatcaacgatgaaaatttataattattcaaaGATGGAACAAAATGACATGAGCAATTCATTATatcataagaataaaaacGTTGAAAGTCCGAAGAAGGATAATACTTTAAATGGAACTGGTCCCAATATGGATATCTatcaaaatgatgataatgataataataatatgaatgttaATGGTTGTAAAAATGTGGAACCTTGTTACAACCTTGACGATAaaattaatagtaatagtaaaaatatgaacagtaatgatattaatatgaacaataatgatattaatatgaacagtcataatattaatatgaataataatgatattaatatgaacagtcataatattaatatgaacagtcatgatattaatatgaacagtaatgatattaatatgaacagtcataatattaatatgaacagtaatgatattaatatgaacagtcataatattaataataataataataataataataataataatgtaaatgatGTAAACGTTAATAGTTATAATGATTTCTTAGATAAATTTAGTTTATATTTACCATGctataatttaaaagaagaatGGAATCCAAAAGATAATTTAGGATTAGAATTAAAAAGAGATGGTACGTATTTATcagattatataaaaaattctgAAGAAAAAAGacttatcataatatatttaaatactGTAGGTATGGAAGAGGAATTATCCTTAGATATTAAAACATTAACATTTGTTGATTTAGAAGAAAAGTATGGTATCGATACatgtttaaaattattttcagaAGAAGAACATctagatgaaaataatacgTGGTATTGTAGTAATTGTAAATTACATGTGCaagcatataaaaaattagatTTATTCCGTATGcctattatattaatattacatttaaAAAGATTTAATAATACCAATAGATGGTTAAGAACAAAAATTGATtcttatgtatattatcCCCATAAAGATAAAGAATATCTAAATATGGCaccatatatattacaagaCGGATTAAAACATATGACTAAATTAAATCCAAAATATGCTCCACTCTATGAATTAATTGGAGTCAATTGTCATACGGGTAGTTTATGTGGAGGTCATTATTTTGCATATGTTAAATTAAATGATCAATGgtataattttaatgattCTTGTGTGTCAACAATTGATGAAGCTGAGGTTAATACCAAAAATGCTTACCTCTTATTTTATCAGTTAATATCTCATAAGAATGAGAAATTTTCCGGATATGCTCAAACCAGGAATTTGGCTGAACAACAGGCAATCCTTATGGCAAACGCaagttattataattaa